In the Campylobacter sputorum subsp. sputorum genome, AACAAAATTTTGAATTATATGTAAAAATAGAGTTTGTTGTATCATAATCTCAAGTTTATCTGGTTTTAGATCCGTGGATATTTTTATATTTTCTAAATGTGATAAAATTCTAAAACTATTTGTTAGTTCATTTATATAAGATATTATGTCTATTTTTTTAGGTTCTTCGAATTGAGCACCTTCTTGTCTGCCGATTTCTAGGACAGAATTTATCATAGAATTCATTTTATTTATGGCTTCATTATTGTTTTTTAGGGCTTCTATATATTTTTCGCTATCTCTTTGTTTTATTAAAGTTACTTCATTTTTAGTTTTCATAACAGCAAGTGGAGTCTTTAATTCATGTGCAACGCCGATAAAAAGTTCTTTTTGGTATTGCAAAAAAGTTTGAATCCTAGATATCAAATGATTTATGCCACCAATTAACGGAATAAATTCTTGCGGAACATCTTTTGGATCAAATTCTTTCAAATAGCCTTCATTTAAGCTACTTAATTTATATGATAAGGTTTTAATAGGGAAAAGTAGCATTCTTGAAAGAAATAGTGCATAAAAAAGAACTAACAATATAGATGTCGCATTTACAACTATAATGTCAAATAAAACTTGTTTTATTATTTGGTTATATTGCGTTGTTTCTTTTCTTATAAGTATGGTAAAATTTCTTTGTTTGTCTGGAAATACCAAAGTAAGATAATTCGTATCTTCTCTTAAAACATTTTTAAAAAATGGTTTTTGCACAGATGAGTTTAAATCAACTATTTTTATTTGAGTTGTATGATCTTTTAAATAACCATTATTTAAATCTGCTTTTTGTAGATCTTCTTTTGATAAATTTTTAAGTGAATTTGCTTCTTGTATGATATTTTGAACAACTGTTTCAAATATAGTAATTTTTATATAATGGTAAAGCATAACCGATATTATGGTTATTAAAACAGTTGATGCTAGCACCAACTGTAGTATAAATTTACTTCTTAAGCTTTTTTTGGAAAACAAAATCTATATCCACGTCTTCTAACTGTTTCTATTGTAGATATGTTAAGAGGTTTGTCCATTTTTTGTCTGATTTGATTTATTGCAACTTCAATAACATTTGGCGTTACAAGTTCCGGTTCTTCCCAAATTGCATCTAAAAGTTGCTCTTTTGAAACGATTTGATCGCTATGTCTTGCAAGGTGTGTTAAAACCTCAAAAGGTTTTCCTTTTAGTTCTATTTCTTGCCCTTTATATATGATTTTTTCTTCATCTGGGTCTATTGTTAGTTCATCTATTTTGATTGTATTTGTGCCACCAAAGCGTAATCTTGCTTCTATTCTGGCAACTAATATATCAAAATCAAATGGTTTTTTTATAAAATCATCCGCACCTATTTTTAGAGCTTTTATCTCTGTTTCT is a window encoding:
- a CDS encoding sensor histidine kinase: MLYHYIKITIFETVVQNIIQEANSLKNLSKEDLQKADLNNGYLKDHTTQIKIVDLNSSVQKPFFKNVLREDTNYLTLVFPDKQRNFTILIRKETTQYNQIIKQVLFDIIVVNATSILLVLFYALFLSRMLLFPIKTLSYKLSSLNEGYLKEFDPKDVPQEFIPLIGGINHLISRIQTFLQYQKELFIGVAHELKTPLAVMKTKNEVTLIKQRDSEKYIEALKNNNEAINKMNSMINSVLEIGRQEGAQFEEPKKIDIISYINELTNSFRILSHLENIKISTDLKPDKLEIMIQQTLFLHIIQNFVQNAIKFSPPQSTIMIKSYITKDNKFTVEVIDEGCGIDENKDLFAPFVRSGNKTGAGLGLFLALNAAQAIGASIGIKNKETKDGAISYLLLPLSIKFKQKSRNK
- the hsrA gene encoding homeostatic response regulator transcription factor HsrA, coding for MRILIVEDELTLNKTIVEGLQEFGYQTDSCENFKDAEYFIGIRNYDLVLTDLMLPDGDGIDLIDIIKQKSARTSVIVLSAKDNKETEIKALKIGADDFIKKPFDFDILVARIEARLRFGGTNTIKIDELTIDPDEEKIIYKGQEIELKGKPFEVLTHLARHSDQIVSKEQLLDAIWEEPELVTPNVIEVAINQIRQKMDKPLNISTIETVRRRGYRFCFPKKA